A stretch of the Mycobacterium shigaense genome encodes the following:
- a CDS encoding (deoxy)nucleoside triphosphate pyrophosphohydrolase: MPAQIVVAGAVIRSSTVLVAQRARPPELAGRWELPGGKVASGETEPAALARELAEELGVAAGDVVVGDRLGGDIVLDGAVTLRAYRVRLLRGEPRPHDHRALRWVSAAELADVDWVPADREWLGALAAAL, translated from the coding sequence GTGCCCGCCCAGATCGTCGTTGCCGGGGCCGTCATCCGCAGCTCCACCGTCTTGGTGGCGCAACGCGCGCGCCCGCCGGAGTTGGCCGGCCGCTGGGAGCTTCCCGGCGGCAAGGTCGCGAGCGGCGAGACCGAGCCTGCCGCGCTGGCCCGCGAATTGGCCGAGGAGCTGGGCGTGGCGGCCGGCGACGTCGTCGTGGGAGACCGGCTCGGCGGCGACATCGTGCTGGACGGCGCGGTGACGCTGCGGGCCTATCGGGTGCGGCTGCTGCGGGGCGAACCGCGGCCGCACGATCACCGCGCGTTGCGCTGGGTGAGCGCGGCCGAGTTGGCGGACGTCGACTGGGTGCCGGCCGACCGGGAGTGGCTAGGCGCCCTGGCCGCGGCGCTCTGA
- a CDS encoding mannosyltransferase produces MTEHPENDRRTKVRRIDTTSAAPAASTIRRLASLLATGAPVLLIASIAARLALTYLTPNGANFVDLHVYLGGAAALDHPGTLYNFVYGEHTPDFPLPFTYPPFAAIVFYPLHLLPFGLVGFLWQVAMIAALYGSVRISQRLLGVPAGAGGRIAMAWTAVTVWIEPLRNNFDYGQINVFLLLVVLCGVYTTRWWLSGLLIGVASGIKLTPAIAGAYLVGVRRFSAAVFSAVVFFGTVALSAVVVGDQTRYYFTELLGDAHRVGPIATSINQSWRGGISRILGHDAGFGAPVLIAIAGTAVLAVLAWRALDGSDRLGKLLVVELFGLLVSPISWTHHWVWLVPLMIWLLHGPARERRGARVAGWGWLVLTLIGVPWLLLFAQPTIWQISRPWYLAWAALAYTGAAVVTLMLIATWGGRAAQSVAPVTGPPAAKATTPLG; encoded by the coding sequence GTGACCGAGCACCCGGAAAACGACCGCCGCACTAAAGTCAGGCGCATAGACACCACCTCGGCCGCCCCGGCGGCATCGACTATCCGGCGGCTGGCGAGTCTGCTCGCCACGGGCGCGCCGGTGTTGCTGATCGCGAGCATCGCCGCGCGGCTGGCCCTGACGTACCTGACTCCCAACGGCGCCAACTTCGTCGACCTGCACGTCTACCTCGGCGGCGCCGCCGCGCTCGACCATCCCGGCACCCTGTACAACTTCGTCTACGGCGAGCACACGCCGGACTTCCCGCTGCCGTTCACCTATCCACCGTTCGCGGCCATCGTGTTCTACCCGCTGCACCTGCTGCCGTTCGGCCTGGTGGGTTTTCTGTGGCAGGTCGCCATGATCGCCGCGTTGTACGGCTCGGTACGGATCAGCCAGCGTCTGCTGGGCGTGCCAGCCGGCGCCGGCGGGCGTATCGCGATGGCCTGGACGGCGGTCACCGTCTGGATTGAGCCGCTGCGCAACAACTTCGACTATGGGCAGATCAACGTCTTCCTGCTGCTGGTCGTCCTCTGCGGGGTATACACGACGCGCTGGTGGCTGTCGGGGCTGCTGATCGGCGTGGCGTCCGGGATCAAGTTGACGCCGGCCATCGCCGGCGCCTATCTCGTCGGCGTCCGGCGTTTCAGCGCGGCCGTGTTTTCGGCGGTCGTCTTCTTCGGCACCGTCGCGCTCTCGGCGGTGGTCGTCGGCGACCAGACCCGCTACTACTTCACCGAGCTGCTGGGTGACGCGCATCGGGTGGGACCCATAGCCACGTCAATCAATCAGTCGTGGCGCGGCGGCATCTCCCGGATTCTCGGCCACGACGCCGGATTCGGTGCGCCGGTCCTGATCGCGATCGCCGGTACAGCGGTGCTCGCCGTCCTGGCGTGGCGCGCGTTGGACGGTTCGGATCGGCTCGGGAAGCTGTTGGTGGTCGAGCTGTTCGGCCTGCTGGTGTCGCCGATCTCGTGGACCCACCACTGGGTGTGGCTGGTGCCGCTGATGATCTGGTTGCTGCACGGGCCGGCGCGCGAGCGGCGCGGTGCGCGGGTCGCCGGCTGGGGTTGGCTGGTGCTGACCCTCATCGGCGTGCCGTGGTTACTGTTGTTCGCCCAGCCGACTATCTGGCAGATCAGCCGGCCCTGGTACCTCGCCTGGGCCGCGCTGGCCTACACCGGCGCGGCGGTGGTCACCCTGATGCTGATCGCGACCTGGGGCGGGCGCGCCGCGCAGTCCGTCGCCCCGGTCACCGGGCCGCCCGCCGCCAAGGCGACGACTCCGCTCGGTTAA
- the typA gene encoding translational GTPase TypA, translating into MPFRNVAIVAHVDHGKTTLVDAMLRQSGALTHRGDDTQERIMDSGDLEKEKGITILAKNTAVHRRNADGSVTVINVIDTPGHADFGGEVERGLSMVDGVLLLVDASEGPLPQTRFVLRKALAAHLPVILVVNKTDRPDARITEVVEASHDLLLDVAADLDDEAAAAAEHALGLPTLYASGRAGIASTEQPADGEVPAGDNLDPLFDVLMEHIPPPSGDPKAPLQALVTNLDASAFLGRLALIRIYNGKIRKGQQVAWMREVDGLPVITSAKITELLATEGVERTPTNEAIAGDIVAVAGLPEIMIGDTLADPDHAHALPRITVDEPAISVTIGTNTSPLAGKVSGHKLTARMVRNRLDAELVGNVSIRVVDIGRPDAWEVQGRGELALAVLVEQMRREGFELTVGKPQVVTKTIDGKLHEPFEAMTIDCPEEFVGAITQLMAGRKGRMEEMANHAAGWVRMDFIVPSRGLIGFRTDFLTLTRGTGIANAVFDGYRPWAGEIRARHTGSLVSDRSGTITPFAMIQLADRGQFFVDPGQDTYEGMVVGINPRPEDLDINVTREKKLTNMRSSTADVIETLAKPLELDLEGAMEFCAADECVEVTPEIVRVRKVELDATSRARSRSRAKARG; encoded by the coding sequence GTGCCATTCCGCAACGTCGCCATCGTCGCCCACGTCGACCACGGCAAAACCACCCTCGTCGACGCGATGCTGCGCCAGTCCGGCGCGCTGACCCATCGTGGGGATGACACGCAGGAACGCATCATGGACAGCGGTGACCTGGAAAAGGAAAAGGGCATCACCATCCTGGCCAAGAACACCGCCGTGCACCGCCGCAACGCGGACGGATCGGTGACCGTCATCAATGTGATCGACACCCCGGGCCACGCCGACTTCGGGGGCGAGGTGGAACGCGGGCTGTCCATGGTCGACGGGGTGCTGCTGCTGGTCGACGCGTCCGAGGGCCCGTTGCCGCAGACCCGGTTCGTACTGCGCAAGGCCCTGGCCGCCCATCTGCCGGTCATCCTGGTCGTCAACAAGACCGACCGGCCCGACGCCCGCATCACCGAGGTGGTGGAGGCCAGCCACGACCTATTGCTCGACGTCGCGGCGGATCTGGACGACGAGGCGGCCGCGGCCGCCGAGCACGCGCTCGGCCTGCCGACCTTGTACGCGTCCGGGCGCGCCGGCATCGCCAGCACCGAGCAGCCCGCCGACGGCGAGGTGCCCGCCGGCGACAACCTCGACCCGCTGTTCGACGTGCTGATGGAGCACATCCCGCCGCCGTCGGGGGATCCGAAGGCGCCGCTGCAGGCGCTGGTGACCAACCTCGACGCGTCGGCCTTCCTGGGGCGGCTCGCGCTGATCCGCATCTACAACGGCAAGATCCGCAAGGGGCAGCAGGTCGCCTGGATGCGCGAGGTCGACGGCCTGCCCGTCATCACCAGCGCCAAGATCACCGAGCTCCTGGCGACCGAGGGCGTCGAACGCACCCCCACCAACGAGGCGATCGCCGGCGACATCGTCGCGGTCGCCGGGCTGCCCGAGATCATGATCGGCGACACGTTGGCCGATCCCGACCACGCCCACGCGCTGCCGCGCATCACCGTCGACGAGCCGGCGATCTCGGTGACGATCGGCACCAACACCTCGCCGCTGGCGGGCAAGGTGTCCGGCCACAAGCTGACCGCCCGCATGGTCCGCAACCGGCTGGACGCCGAGCTGGTCGGCAACGTGTCGATCCGGGTGGTCGACATCGGTCGGCCCGACGCCTGGGAGGTGCAGGGCCGCGGCGAGCTCGCCCTGGCCGTGCTGGTCGAACAGATGCGCCGGGAGGGCTTCGAGCTGACCGTCGGCAAGCCGCAGGTCGTCACCAAGACGATCGACGGCAAGCTGCACGAACCGTTCGAGGCGATGACGATCGACTGCCCCGAGGAGTTCGTCGGCGCCATCACCCAGCTGATGGCCGGGCGCAAGGGCCGCATGGAGGAGATGGCCAACCACGCGGCGGGCTGGGTCCGGATGGACTTCATCGTCCCCAGCCGCGGCCTGATCGGGTTCCGGACGGACTTTCTCACGCTGACCCGGGGCACCGGCATCGCCAACGCCGTGTTCGACGGCTACCGGCCGTGGGCGGGGGAGATCCGGGCCCGCCACACCGGCTCGCTGGTGTCCGACCGCTCCGGCACCATCACGCCGTTCGCGATGATTCAGCTCGCGGACCGGGGGCAGTTCTTCGTCGACCCCGGGCAGGACACCTACGAGGGCATGGTCGTCGGAATCAACCCGCGCCCAGAGGATCTCGACATCAACGTCACCCGGGAAAAGAAGCTGACCAACATGCGGTCGTCGACCGCCGACGTCATCGAGACCCTGGCCAAGCCGCTGGAGCTGGACCTGGAAGGTGCCATGGAATTCTGCGCCGCCGACGAGTGCGTCGAGGTGACGCCGGAGATCGTGCGGGTCCGCAAGGTCGAACTGGACGCCACGTCCCGGGCCCGCAGCCGTTCCCGCGCCAAAGCCCGGGGTTGA
- a CDS encoding 4a-hydroxytetrahydrobiopterin dehydratase: MAVLTDDQVDAALPDLDGWERANGALRRSIKFDSFLAGIDAVRRVAEHAERKDHHPDIDIRWRTVTFALVTHSEGGITKNDVEMARDINGIVAG, encoded by the coding sequence ATGGCTGTGTTAACGGATGACCAAGTAGACGCCGCACTGCCCGACCTCGACGGCTGGGAGCGGGCCAACGGCGCGCTGCGCCGCTCGATCAAATTCGACAGTTTTCTTGCCGGCATCGACGCGGTGCGCCGGGTGGCCGAGCACGCCGAGCGCAAGGATCACCACCCGGACATCGACATTCGTTGGCGGACAGTGACTTTCGCGCTGGTTACGCATTCCGAGGGCGGCATCACCAAAAACGACGTCGAGATGGCCCGCGACATCAACGGGATCGTCGCCGGTTAA
- a CDS encoding TIGR03619 family F420-dependent LLM class oxidoreductase: MASIQLSMGIPSFSAEAPSGWDHLTDRTQLLESCGFDRVLVSEHVAFGMNMDAYADPKAGGTAGGRQPTGPDGHWLEPLTVLTFLAARTERIRLGTNILLAALRPAAVLAKTVATLDVLSSGRIDLGVGVGWQREEYEACGVDFDGRGALLDETLEVCQRLWRENEVSYSSPRLSFDRIHQMPKPVQPGGVPIWVSGTSNRRVAARLARFGSCWIPWGPDVRDIAGGVGRMRAEVERAGGDPEGFGVSGAMRVKAGADGQPDLAAVAADAAAQVKAGVTDLRVTYWPLAAENRERDLRAFVEAVRNAVGG; encoded by the coding sequence ATGGCCTCCATACAGCTGTCCATGGGCATTCCCTCCTTCTCGGCCGAGGCGCCTTCCGGCTGGGACCACCTCACCGACCGGACGCAGTTGCTGGAAAGCTGCGGGTTCGACCGGGTGCTGGTCTCCGAGCATGTCGCGTTCGGCATGAACATGGACGCCTACGCCGATCCCAAAGCCGGGGGGACCGCGGGCGGGCGCCAGCCCACCGGCCCGGACGGGCATTGGCTGGAGCCGCTGACGGTCCTGACCTTTCTGGCGGCACGGACCGAACGCATCCGGTTGGGCACCAACATCCTGCTCGCCGCGCTGCGCCCGGCTGCGGTACTCGCGAAAACCGTTGCCACCCTGGATGTTCTGTCGTCCGGTCGCATCGATCTCGGCGTGGGCGTGGGGTGGCAGCGCGAGGAATACGAAGCCTGCGGCGTCGACTTCGACGGCCGCGGGGCCCTGCTGGACGAGACGCTCGAGGTGTGCCAGCGCCTGTGGCGCGAGAACGAAGTGAGCTATAGCTCGCCCCGGCTGAGCTTCGATCGGATCCACCAGATGCCCAAGCCCGTCCAACCCGGTGGGGTGCCGATCTGGGTAAGTGGGACGTCGAACCGGCGCGTCGCTGCCCGGCTCGCTCGTTTCGGCAGCTGCTGGATTCCGTGGGGCCCGGACGTCCGGGACATCGCGGGTGGAGTCGGGCGGATGCGTGCGGAAGTCGAACGCGCCGGCGGCGATCCGGAGGGGTTCGGGGTCAGCGGTGCGATGCGCGTGAAGGCCGGCGCGGACGGCCAACCGGACCTGGCCGCCGTCGCGGCGGATGCGGCGGCCCAGGTCAAAGCGGGTGTCACCGATCTGCGGGTGACCTACTGGCCGCTGGCCGCGGAGAATCGGGAACGCGACCTGCGGGCTTTCGTCGAGGCGGTGCGCAACGCCGTCGGGGGCTGA